A part of Nocardioides sp. WS12 genomic DNA contains:
- a CDS encoding SigE family RNA polymerase sigma factor, with translation MERTVVDGPMPQAVADSGGEADGFDAFVSARGDALWRSAWLLTGDHQLAEDLVQTALAKSWRAFGRVGIDGFEPYVRRVMFTTYISWWRRKWRGERPTGELPELAGRDVGADSDGRNDLLAALEGLPRGQRAVVVLRYFEDLSEAQAAGVLGISVGTVKSQCSRALTALRTSPRLQREDS, from the coding sequence ATGGAGCGAACGGTGGTGGACGGACCGATGCCGCAGGCAGTCGCGGACTCCGGTGGTGAGGCGGACGGTTTCGACGCGTTCGTCAGCGCCCGTGGCGACGCGCTGTGGCGTTCCGCTTGGTTGCTCACCGGAGACCACCAGTTGGCCGAGGACCTCGTCCAGACCGCGCTGGCCAAGTCCTGGCGTGCGTTCGGCCGGGTCGGCATCGACGGTTTCGAGCCCTACGTACGCCGCGTCATGTTCACGACGTACATCTCGTGGTGGCGGCGGAAGTGGCGCGGTGAGCGGCCCACGGGCGAACTGCCTGAGCTCGCCGGACGCGATGTCGGCGCAGACTCCGACGGGCGCAACGACCTCCTGGCCGCGCTCGAGGGACTGCCCCGCGGACAGCGCGCAGTCGTGGTGCTGCGCTACTTCGAGGACCTGTCCGAGGCCCAGGCGGCTGGCGTCCTCGGCATCAGTGTCGGCACCGTGAAGAGCCAGTGCTCCCGCGCCCTGACCGCTCTGCGCACCTCTCCCCGCCTGCAACGAGAGGACTCCTGA
- the npdG gene encoding NADPH-dependent F420 reductase has protein sequence MTSENAPRETPRYTVAVIGGTGPQGKGLGYRFARHGHDIVLGSRAAEKAEVSAAEVTERLVDVAGAGVARGATNADAIAAADVVLLAVPYDGHDDLVASLAADGALAGKTVISCVNPLAFDKRGAHGQVVKGGEGSAAESAQELAPEATVVGAFHNVSAVGLWSDAEFLDEDVIVVGDSVEGKQVAIDLAASVTGREGIDGGKLRLARVLEPFTAVLISINRKYKVHAGIRVSGLDAH, from the coding sequence GTGACTTCCGAGAACGCTCCGCGCGAGACCCCCCGCTATACCGTCGCCGTCATCGGCGGCACCGGCCCCCAGGGCAAGGGCCTCGGTTACCGCTTCGCCCGCCACGGCCACGACATCGTGCTCGGCTCCCGCGCTGCCGAGAAGGCCGAGGTCTCCGCTGCCGAGGTGACCGAACGCCTCGTCGACGTGGCCGGTGCGGGTGTCGCCCGCGGCGCCACCAACGCCGACGCGATCGCTGCTGCCGACGTCGTCCTGCTGGCCGTTCCGTACGACGGCCACGACGACCTCGTCGCGTCCCTCGCAGCCGACGGGGCCCTCGCGGGCAAGACCGTCATCTCCTGCGTCAACCCGCTCGCCTTCGACAAGCGCGGCGCGCACGGTCAGGTCGTCAAGGGCGGCGAGGGCTCGGCCGCCGAATCAGCCCAGGAACTGGCGCCCGAGGCGACCGTGGTCGGTGCGTTCCACAACGTCTCCGCCGTCGGCCTCTGGAGCGACGCCGAGTTCCTCGACGAGGACGTCATCGTGGTCGGCGACTCCGTCGAGGGCAAGCAGGTCGCGATCGACCTCGCCGCTTCCGTCACCGGCCGCGAGGGCATCGATGGCGGCAAGCTCCGCCTCGCCCGCGTGCTGGAGCCCTTCACCGCCGTACTGATCTCGATCAACCGGAAGTACAAGGTGCACGCGGGCATCCGGGTGTCGGGGCTCGACGCGCACTGA
- a CDS encoding LLM class F420-dependent oxidoreductase, with amino-acid sequence MKLSMPLIYAGNPRESADQVVALEKAGLDMIWVAEPYGFDAPTLLGYLAAKTETVEIAAGILNVYSRTPGALLQTAAGLDNVSGGRAVLGLGASGPQVIEGFHGMAYDRPLTRTREVIEVLRMGLRGERLDYQGKTLQVPLPAGEGLGLGKPLKLLNKPERADLPIWVAALGDKNVAMTAEVADGWLPFLYYPEKAQQVWGDPLARGAAKRSADLKPLEICAGGMVAIGEGPETKAFLDFMRPMYALYVGGMGARDKNFYNQLACEYGYEKEAKEIQDLYLSGKKKEAEALVPLEWLEAGNLVGPASYVKERIAAFKESGVTNLSVSPASADPAATIAQIKEWVA; translated from the coding sequence ATGAAGCTTTCGATGCCCCTCATCTATGCCGGCAACCCCCGCGAGTCCGCCGACCAGGTCGTCGCACTCGAGAAGGCCGGGCTCGACATGATCTGGGTGGCGGAGCCGTACGGCTTCGACGCGCCGACCCTGCTGGGCTACCTCGCCGCCAAGACCGAGACGGTCGAGATCGCTGCCGGCATCCTCAACGTGTACTCCCGCACCCCCGGTGCCCTGCTCCAGACCGCCGCCGGCCTGGACAACGTGTCCGGCGGCCGCGCGGTCCTCGGCCTCGGCGCCTCCGGCCCGCAGGTGATCGAGGGCTTCCACGGCATGGCGTACGACCGCCCGCTGACCCGCACCCGCGAGGTCATCGAGGTGCTGCGGATGGGCCTGCGCGGCGAGCGCCTGGACTACCAGGGCAAGACCCTCCAGGTCCCGCTCCCGGCCGGCGAGGGCCTCGGCCTCGGCAAGCCGCTGAAGCTCCTGAACAAGCCCGAGCGCGCCGACCTGCCGATCTGGGTGGCTGCCCTCGGTGACAAGAACGTCGCGATGACGGCCGAGGTCGCCGACGGCTGGCTGCCGTTCCTCTACTACCCCGAGAAGGCCCAGCAGGTGTGGGGCGACCCCCTGGCCCGCGGCGCAGCGAAGCGGTCGGCCGACCTCAAGCCGCTCGAGATCTGTGCCGGCGGCATGGTGGCCATCGGCGAAGGCCCCGAGACCAAGGCGTTCCTGGACTTCATGCGTCCGATGTACGCCCTGTACGTCGGCGGCATGGGTGCGCGCGACAAGAACTTCTACAACCAGCTCGCCTGCGAGTACGGCTACGAGAAGGAGGCCAAGGAGATCCAGGACCTCTACCTCTCGGGCAAGAAGAAGGAAGCCGAGGCGCTGGTCCCGCTCGAGTGGCTCGAAGCCGGCAACCTGGTCGGCCCGGCGTCGTACGTCAAGGAACGGATCGCGGCCTTCAAGGAGTCCGGCGTGACGAACCTGTCCGTCTCCCCCGCCTCCGCCGACCCCGCCGCGACCATCGCGCAGATCAAGGAATGGGTGGCCTGA
- a CDS encoding acyl-CoA dehydrogenase family protein, which translates to MPDRPTIYETEHEDFRKTVRTFMEREVKPFHDQWEKDGIVDREVWRKAGAAGLLSFEVPEEYDGPGIKDFRYNAVVAEEQARAGASGPGFSVHTDIIVPYLIAIGNDEQKKRWLPGTVSGDIITAIAMTEPGAGSDLQGIRTTAVDKGDHYILNGSKTFISNGILSDLVIVVAKTDPDAGARGISLLVVERGMEGFNRGANLEKLGLKAQDTAELSFDNVVVPKANLLGEEGQGFIYLMQNLPQERISIACIAIAAIEHVLDLTLDYVKTREAFGKPIGKFQNTRFTLAEMATEAYIARVFVNHCIEQLNKGEVDTSLASMAKWWTTELQKKIVDQGLQMHGGYGYMLEYPIAKAYADTRIQTIYGGTTEIQKEIIGRFLGL; encoded by the coding sequence ATGCCCGACCGTCCCACGATCTACGAAACCGAGCACGAGGACTTCCGCAAGACGGTCCGCACCTTCATGGAGCGCGAGGTGAAGCCGTTCCACGACCAGTGGGAGAAGGACGGCATCGTCGACCGCGAGGTCTGGCGCAAGGCCGGCGCGGCCGGCCTGCTGAGCTTCGAGGTCCCGGAGGAGTACGACGGCCCCGGCATCAAGGACTTCCGCTACAACGCCGTCGTGGCGGAGGAGCAGGCCCGCGCCGGGGCGAGTGGCCCGGGCTTCTCGGTCCACACCGACATCATCGTTCCGTACCTCATCGCGATCGGGAACGACGAGCAGAAGAAGCGGTGGCTGCCCGGCACCGTGTCCGGCGACATCATCACGGCCATCGCGATGACCGAGCCCGGCGCCGGATCCGACCTGCAGGGCATCCGGACCACGGCCGTCGACAAGGGCGATCACTACATCCTCAACGGATCGAAGACGTTCATCAGCAACGGCATCCTGTCCGACCTCGTCATCGTGGTCGCCAAGACCGACCCCGATGCCGGAGCGCGCGGGATCAGCCTGCTGGTCGTCGAGCGCGGCATGGAGGGCTTCAACCGCGGCGCGAACCTCGAGAAGCTCGGCCTGAAGGCACAGGACACCGCCGAACTCAGCTTCGACAACGTCGTCGTACCGAAGGCGAACCTGCTCGGCGAAGAGGGTCAGGGCTTCATCTACCTGATGCAGAACCTGCCCCAGGAGCGGATCTCGATCGCCTGCATCGCGATCGCCGCGATTGAGCACGTGCTGGACCTGACGCTCGACTACGTGAAGACGCGTGAGGCGTTCGGCAAGCCGATCGGCAAGTTCCAGAACACCCGGTTCACGCTGGCGGAAATGGCCACCGAGGCCTACATCGCGCGGGTGTTCGTCAACCACTGCATCGAGCAGCTCAACAAGGGCGAGGTCGACACCTCGCTCGCGTCGATGGCGAAGTGGTGGACCACCGAACTGCAGAAGAAGATCGTCGACCAGGGCCTGCAGATGCACGGTGGCTACGGCTACATGCTCGAGTACCCGATCGCGAAGGCGTACGCCGACACGAGGATCCAGACGATCTACGGCGGCACCACCGAGATCCAGAAGGAGATCATCGGCCGGTTCCTCGGCCTGTAG
- a CDS encoding MMPL family transporter encodes MPLSVLTGRVLPMHRQIAGTLTGPITKWIVLVAVILIAGGLASFAGKLIDVQNNETESWLPESAESTKAFEKLEAFQDPYDVGTTVVYFRESGLTDADLAAIEEHGSEIEQLDGIKNVLTPVRAAAADIPAPFVSEDGQVAKLEFTLNYGDKLWEELPDLKPEVDDIIAIDGVDSYLAGAGGQNADAATIFSSGDANLLLITLGVVILILLATYRSPVLWLLPIISAVVGLGASMGLLYFLAKNTGLTVNGQTQFILTVLVIGAGTDYALLLVARYREELRRHENRHEAMAFALHRAAPAIFASAATVVVGLLCLLFADLNSTAGMGPANAVGVAVTFLVMVTLLPALLVICGRWVFWPFVPHFGTTEPTASGLWAKVGRGIAPRPRIVWIGTAAALFVLCFGFLRLDTSGIPSDEQYTQDQDSVTGQSILVDHGLVDASTPIQVVANAAESDAVVAAMSDIDGIAAPVVVATEGDTALIIAELTSDPYSDAAFDAVHDVRDAVSGVPGADALTTGLSAVTVDIMDASARDNKVIIPIVLGAVLLILIGLLRSVVGPVLLIGTVILSFGAALGISGLIFDFIYGAEHTDPGFPLFAFVFLVALGIDYNIFLMTRVREEAAVHGTRRGSLIALSSTGGVITSAGLVLAATFAMLGTMPLTFTLQLGTTVAIGVLLDTMIVRSVLVTALNLDLGGKIWWPSKLDQGNSVSSPPAAEPEKVPAGL; translated from the coding sequence ATGCCGTTGTCGGTCCTCACTGGAAGAGTTCTCCCCATGCACCGTCAGATCGCCGGAACGCTCACCGGCCCCATCACGAAGTGGATCGTCCTTGTCGCGGTCATCCTGATCGCAGGCGGCCTGGCGTCATTCGCCGGGAAGCTCATCGACGTCCAGAACAACGAAACCGAGTCCTGGCTGCCGGAAAGCGCCGAGTCGACCAAGGCCTTCGAGAAACTCGAGGCGTTCCAGGACCCCTATGACGTCGGCACGACCGTCGTCTACTTCCGCGAGTCCGGCCTCACCGATGCCGATCTCGCGGCGATCGAAGAACACGGTTCAGAGATCGAGCAACTCGACGGCATCAAGAACGTGCTGACCCCGGTTCGGGCAGCGGCAGCGGACATTCCCGCTCCGTTCGTGTCCGAAGACGGGCAGGTCGCGAAGCTCGAGTTCACGCTCAACTACGGCGACAAGCTGTGGGAGGAGCTCCCCGATCTGAAACCGGAGGTCGATGACATCATCGCGATCGACGGCGTGGACTCCTACCTCGCCGGGGCCGGTGGCCAGAATGCCGACGCTGCCACGATCTTCTCCTCAGGCGACGCCAACCTGCTGTTGATCACCCTCGGTGTCGTGATCCTGATCCTGCTGGCCACCTACCGAAGCCCTGTCCTGTGGCTGCTGCCCATCATCAGCGCCGTGGTCGGCCTGGGCGCCTCCATGGGCTTGCTGTACTTCCTGGCCAAGAACACTGGTCTCACCGTCAATGGACAGACCCAGTTCATCCTCACGGTGCTCGTGATCGGCGCGGGCACCGACTACGCACTCCTGCTCGTGGCGCGCTACCGCGAAGAGTTGCGTCGTCACGAGAACCGCCACGAGGCCATGGCATTTGCGCTGCATCGCGCAGCTCCAGCCATCTTCGCCAGCGCTGCGACCGTCGTCGTCGGCCTGCTCTGCCTCCTGTTCGCCGACCTCAACTCAACCGCCGGGATGGGTCCGGCCAACGCGGTCGGGGTCGCCGTGACCTTCCTCGTGATGGTCACGTTGCTGCCTGCCCTTCTGGTGATTTGCGGTCGGTGGGTGTTCTGGCCGTTCGTCCCGCACTTCGGCACCACCGAACCGACCGCCTCGGGACTCTGGGCGAAGGTCGGCCGCGGCATCGCACCTCGTCCGCGCATCGTCTGGATCGGGACAGCGGCTGCCCTCTTCGTCCTCTGCTTCGGATTCCTGAGGCTCGACACCAGCGGAATTCCCAGCGACGAGCAGTACACGCAGGACCAGGACTCCGTGACCGGTCAGTCGATCCTCGTGGACCACGGCCTCGTGGACGCCAGCACGCCCATCCAGGTCGTCGCGAATGCCGCAGAATCGGATGCGGTGGTCGCCGCCATGTCCGACATCGATGGCATCGCAGCCCCCGTCGTCGTGGCAACGGAAGGAGACACCGCGCTGATCATCGCCGAACTGACGAGCGACCCCTACTCGGATGCGGCCTTCGATGCGGTGCACGACGTTCGGGACGCGGTGAGTGGCGTGCCGGGGGCAGATGCGCTGACCACCGGCCTGTCGGCAGTGACCGTCGACATCATGGACGCGTCAGCGCGCGACAACAAGGTGATCATCCCGATCGTGCTCGGGGCCGTGCTCCTGATCCTGATCGGGCTCCTGCGCTCCGTGGTCGGACCGGTGCTGCTGATCGGCACCGTCATCTTGTCCTTCGGTGCGGCGTTGGGCATCTCTGGCCTGATCTTCGACTTCATCTACGGCGCCGAGCACACCGACCCCGGATTCCCCTTGTTCGCGTTCGTGTTCCTCGTCGCCCTGGGCATCGACTACAACATCTTCCTGATGACCCGGGTCCGGGAGGAGGCCGCGGTCCACGGCACTCGCAGGGGTTCGCTGATCGCACTGTCCTCCACAGGCGGCGTGATCACTTCGGCCGGTCTCGTGCTCGCGGCTACTTTCGCGATGCTCGGCACCATGCCGCTGACGTTCACCCTGCAACTCGGCACCACCGTGGCGATCGGCGTGCTGCTCGACACGATGATCGTGCGCTCGGTCCTCGTCACCGCGCTGAACCTCGACCTCGGCGGAAAGATCTGGTGGCCGAGCAAGCTGGACCAGGGCAACTCGGTGTCCAGCCCGCCCGCTGCCGAGCCGGAGAAGGTTCCCGCCGGGCTCTGA
- a CDS encoding bifunctional FO biosynthesis protein CofGH — translation MTDGPTPQQIRRALARAERGAALDLDEATVLLSATGADLDRLAAAAAKVRDAGLVAAGRPGVVTYSPKVFIPITKLCRDRCHYCTFVETPGQAAREGRAPYLSPDEILDIARQGAELGCLEALFTLGDRPEERWPEAQAWLDEQGYDSTLAYIRAMAIRVLEETGLLPHLNPGVMSWEELNRLKPVSPSMGMMLETTSRRLFETKGEAHYGSPDKDPEIRLRVLEDAGRHGIPFTTGLLVGIGETLTERAETIFALRATMRAYGAVQEVIVQNFRAKPDTAMRHVDDLDLADYRAAIAVTRLVLGPKARIQAPPNLVDLEECRSLLDAGVDDWGGVSPLTPDHVNPERPWPSLERLRSNTATCGFDLKARLTIHPEYVVGALQDGQAWLDPRVAGHVAALAGPDGLAIPGIKPTGLPWQEPDGGFESAGRTDLHSAVDTEGRTDDRRSDFGSVYGDWASVQEAADGVSRLADARTSTTGGHAGARTSTAEAHAALRAAEADPGNLSDEHALTLMTAEGDLLRSVVRLADDLRRETVGDEVTYVVNRNINFTNVCYVGCRFCAFAQRKTDADAYSLSYDEVADRAQEAWDLGATEVCMQGGIDPELPSNAYFDIAAAVKKRVPEMHVHAFSPMEVVNGTARTGLSIEDFLIKAREAGLGSLPGTAAEILDDEVRWVLTKGKLPTRTWVEIVSTAHRIGLPTTSTMMYGHVDNPRHWVGHLNVLKGIQDKAFENGGTGFTEFVPLPFVHTSAPIYLAGVARPGPTLRDNLAVHAMARILLHGRIRNIQTSWVKLGVDGTRAMLNAGCNDLGGTLMEETISRMAGSEHGSAKTVAELTEIGAGIDRPVRERTTLYEVPAAR, via the coding sequence ATGACAGATGGGCCCACCCCCCAACAGATCCGCCGCGCGCTTGCCCGCGCTGAACGCGGAGCAGCACTCGACCTCGACGAGGCGACCGTGCTGTTGTCTGCGACGGGTGCGGACCTCGACCGTCTGGCCGCTGCTGCGGCGAAGGTGCGCGATGCGGGGCTGGTTGCCGCCGGTCGTCCGGGGGTGGTGACGTACTCGCCGAAGGTGTTCATCCCGATCACCAAGCTGTGTCGCGACCGGTGCCACTACTGCACGTTCGTCGAGACGCCGGGCCAGGCGGCACGCGAGGGCCGGGCGCCGTACCTCTCTCCTGACGAGATCCTCGACATTGCCCGTCAGGGTGCCGAGCTCGGTTGTCTGGAAGCTCTCTTCACGCTGGGCGACCGGCCCGAGGAGCGCTGGCCCGAGGCCCAGGCCTGGCTCGATGAGCAGGGTTACGACTCGACGCTGGCCTACATCCGGGCGATGGCGATCCGCGTGCTCGAGGAGACCGGGCTGCTGCCCCACCTCAACCCAGGCGTCATGTCGTGGGAGGAGCTCAACCGCCTCAAGCCGGTCTCCCCCTCGATGGGGATGATGCTCGAGACCACCTCGCGTCGACTGTTCGAGACCAAGGGCGAAGCCCACTACGGCTCGCCCGACAAGGACCCCGAGATCCGCCTGCGCGTCCTGGAGGACGCCGGGCGCCACGGCATCCCGTTCACCACCGGCCTGCTCGTCGGCATCGGCGAGACCCTGACCGAGCGAGCCGAGACGATCTTCGCGCTGCGCGCGACCATGCGTGCGTACGGCGCCGTGCAGGAAGTGATCGTCCAGAACTTCCGCGCCAAGCCCGACACCGCGATGCGGCACGTCGATGACCTCGACCTGGCCGACTACCGTGCCGCGATCGCTGTCACCCGCCTCGTGCTCGGCCCCAAGGCCCGCATCCAGGCGCCCCCGAACCTGGTCGACCTCGAGGAGTGCCGCTCGCTGCTCGACGCCGGTGTCGACGACTGGGGCGGCGTCTCACCGCTGACCCCGGACCACGTGAACCCCGAGCGCCCCTGGCCCTCCCTCGAGCGTCTCCGCTCGAACACCGCGACCTGCGGCTTCGACCTCAAGGCCCGCCTCACCATCCACCCCGAGTACGTCGTCGGCGCACTCCAGGACGGCCAGGCCTGGCTCGACCCCCGCGTCGCCGGGCACGTCGCCGCACTGGCCGGGCCCGACGGACTGGCCATCCCGGGCATCAAGCCGACCGGCCTGCCGTGGCAGGAGCCCGACGGTGGCTTCGAGTCGGCGGGTCGCACCGACCTGCATTCCGCAGTCGACACCGAAGGCCGCACCGACGACCGGCGCAGCGACTTCGGCTCGGTCTATGGCGACTGGGCCTCGGTCCAGGAAGCCGCCGACGGGGTTTCGAGGCTCGCTGACGCTCGCACCTCAACCACCGGTGGGCACGCTGGCGCGCGCACCTCAACCGCCGAGGCGCACGCAGCCCTGCGTGCCGCCGAGGCCGATCCGGGCAACCTGTCCGACGAGCACGCGCTGACCCTGATGACCGCCGAGGGCGACCTGCTGCGCTCCGTCGTACGACTGGCTGATGACCTGCGTCGCGAGACGGTCGGCGACGAGGTCACCTACGTCGTCAACCGGAACATCAACTTCACCAACGTCTGTTACGTCGGCTGCCGGTTCTGCGCATTCGCACAGCGCAAGACCGACGCCGACGCGTACTCGCTGTCCTACGACGAGGTCGCCGACCGTGCCCAGGAAGCCTGGGACCTCGGTGCGACCGAGGTCTGCATGCAGGGCGGCATCGACCCCGAACTGCCGTCCAACGCGTACTTCGACATCGCTGCCGCGGTGAAGAAGCGGGTGCCCGAGATGCACGTGCACGCGTTCTCCCCGATGGAGGTCGTCAACGGCACCGCCCGCACCGGCCTGTCGATCGAGGACTTCCTGATCAAGGCCCGCGAAGCGGGCCTCGGGTCGCTGCCCGGCACCGCCGCGGAGATCCTCGATGACGAGGTCCGCTGGGTGCTCACCAAGGGCAAGCTCCCCACCCGCACCTGGGTCGAGATCGTCTCCACCGCACACCGCATCGGACTGCCGACGACCTCGACGATGATGTACGGACACGTGGACAACCCGCGGCACTGGGTCGGGCACCTCAACGTCCTCAAGGGCATCCAGGACAAGGCGTTCGAGAACGGCGGCACCGGATTCACCGAGTTCGTGCCACTCCCGTTCGTGCACACCTCCGCGCCGATCTACCTCGCCGGTGTGGCCCGCCCGGGCCCGACCCTGCGCGACAACCTCGCGGTCCACGCGATGGCCCGGATCCTGCTGCACGGCCGGATCCGCAACATCCAGACCAGCTGGGTCAAGCTCGGCGTCGACGGCACCCGCGCGATGCTCAACGCCGGCTGCAACGACCTCGGCGGCACCCTCATGGAGGAGACCATCTCCCGGATGGCCGGCTCCGAGCACGGCTCCGCCAAGACCGTCGCCGAGCTCACCGAGATCGGCGCGGGCATCGACCGCCCCGTCCGCGAGCGGACGACTCTCTACGAAGTTCCGGCCGCGCGGTGA
- a CDS encoding EAL domain-containing protein, with the protein MTTTAARRLSVEEVEHALDTGCLQVHYQPCYDLRTGEIVAVEALARILDPASGELLAPDAFLGVIEETGLITRLDAMVFAMAAPQVAHWRTRPAGTRLCLAINLSAADLDDPGLTDRVVSVAARAGLPLEAVIVELTETLLSRTDRGHEQVLSTLADLGCNITLDDFGTGNASFDYLRRFRVDGIKVDRSFVQFLGTGAPQERMAESLVRFCLSLGVHVVAEGIERPQQVAALRRLGCALGQGFLMSRPLDVIAFEALLAVEGGTSSALVHPAAAVTLQEVSVRRPSARSNSLDRVATTALAALLCLALVGIAVIAIADRRGNQASLDASAQQRLEAVDALAARQVDVQLGGLRDVVAAYARSDDVRSALTERDPGLITTSLAALGSATTGVFSSSLYDASGDLIALAPRPEPGLVGRNFAYRDWYVGARDAEGAYVSNAFQLLASGRPWALAVAAAVRAENGRITGYVVATMALTALQAQLDDVLDHHGISVTLVDSRDVTLAAPDGRIGLPTSDPRLAARREDSSDPGDDAVWSVHEVAAIGGWLLAEQPSAAALGSRDGRLSTGILLVVVGAALVMVLLWLGADGRRRRLKSDLRDANDWLMSIMTATPTPLVITDGSDLVHLANPAAGALLAVPLESLVGQDLTSWLPTRDQPEVEGGGFQARIVDARGEVRLLDVRSQEVGGPLGELMYLHALVDVTPHRQEQDRLRAKGRVDPLTGIGNRLVLDDALAAALTPGGSTYALVMLDLDGFKGVNDLLGHAAGDSLLCAVAESLSGATARQDSVTRIGGDEFMLVVRVEHPDECSGLAVRLRAVVQRAIDVHSSSGHVRVGVSVGAVLVSDETDATELMRRADQLMYDEKRAGRLSARTHRAAGTS; encoded by the coding sequence ATGACGACGACGGCTGCGCGGCGATTGAGCGTCGAAGAGGTCGAGCATGCCCTCGACACCGGCTGCCTCCAGGTCCACTATCAGCCCTGTTATGACCTGCGGACGGGCGAGATCGTCGCTGTCGAGGCGCTCGCGCGGATCCTGGACCCGGCCAGCGGCGAACTCCTCGCTCCCGACGCGTTCCTCGGCGTGATCGAGGAGACGGGGCTGATCACGAGGCTTGACGCGATGGTCTTCGCGATGGCCGCACCGCAGGTGGCGCACTGGCGAACGCGGCCCGCTGGAACGCGGCTGTGCCTGGCCATCAACCTGTCCGCGGCCGATCTCGACGATCCGGGCCTGACCGATCGGGTCGTGAGTGTCGCAGCCCGTGCCGGCCTGCCCCTCGAGGCCGTCATCGTCGAACTGACCGAGACGCTGCTGTCCCGGACCGACCGGGGGCACGAACAGGTGCTGTCGACCCTGGCCGATCTGGGCTGCAACATCACCCTCGATGACTTCGGCACCGGAAACGCCAGCTTCGACTACCTGCGCCGTTTCCGGGTCGACGGCATCAAGGTGGACCGCTCCTTCGTGCAGTTCCTCGGAACCGGTGCTCCCCAGGAGCGGATGGCCGAATCACTGGTGAGGTTCTGCCTCTCGCTCGGGGTCCACGTCGTCGCCGAGGGCATCGAACGACCCCAGCAGGTGGCTGCCCTGCGTCGCCTCGGTTGTGCGCTCGGGCAGGGCTTCTTGATGAGTCGGCCGCTGGACGTGATTGCGTTCGAGGCCCTGCTGGCCGTCGAGGGCGGCACCTCGAGCGCGCTGGTCCACCCGGCTGCAGCGGTCACCCTCCAGGAGGTGTCGGTACGACGTCCGTCCGCTCGGTCCAACTCGCTGGATCGGGTGGCGACCACCGCGCTGGCCGCCCTGCTCTGCCTGGCGCTCGTCGGCATCGCGGTGATCGCCATCGCTGACCGCCGGGGGAACCAGGCATCGCTCGACGCCTCGGCGCAGCAGCGTCTCGAGGCAGTCGACGCGCTGGCGGCCCGGCAGGTCGACGTGCAGCTCGGAGGGCTGCGCGACGTGGTCGCCGCGTATGCCCGCAGCGATGACGTCCGGAGCGCTCTGACGGAGCGCGACCCCGGTCTCATCACGACCTCGCTGGCGGCCCTCGGTTCGGCCACGACAGGCGTCTTCAGTTCCTCGCTGTACGACGCCTCGGGCGACTTGATCGCCCTGGCTCCCCGGCCGGAACCGGGCCTGGTCGGACGCAACTTCGCCTACCGGGACTGGTATGTGGGTGCCCGGGACGCTGAGGGCGCCTACGTGTCCAACGCCTTCCAACTGCTGGCATCCGGGCGTCCCTGGGCACTGGCGGTCGCCGCCGCGGTCCGGGCGGAGAACGGGCGGATCACCGGGTACGTCGTCGCGACGATGGCGCTGACGGCACTGCAGGCGCAACTGGACGATGTACTGGACCATCACGGCATCAGCGTCACGTTGGTCGACAGCCGGGACGTCACCCTCGCAGCCCCTGACGGTCGGATCGGGCTGCCCACCAGCGACCCGCGCCTCGCCGCACGGCGCGAGGACTCCAGCGACCCGGGGGACGACGCCGTCTGGTCGGTCCACGAGGTGGCCGCGATCGGGGGCTGGCTGCTGGCCGAGCAACCCAGCGCGGCGGCGCTCGGCTCCAGGGACGGGCGGCTGAGCACCGGCATCCTGCTCGTGGTGGTCGGCGCTGCGCTGGTCATGGTGCTCCTGTGGTTGGGAGCCGACGGTCGGCGGCGACGGTTGAAGTCCGATCTGCGCGATGCCAACGACTGGTTGATGTCGATCATGACGGCCACCCCGACGCCGCTGGTGATCACCGACGGCTCCGACCTGGTTCACCTCGCCAACCCCGCCGCGGGCGCGTTGCTGGCGGTACCCCTCGAGTCGCTCGTCGGCCAGGACCTCACCAGCTGGTTGCCCACGCGCGACCAGCCGGAGGTCGAAGGAGGCGGGTTCCAGGCAAGGATCGTTGACGCGAGGGGCGAGGTGCGCCTGCTGGACGTGCGCTCGCAGGAGGTCGGCGGCCCGCTCGGCGAGCTGATGTACCTCCATGCGCTGGTCGACGTCACGCCCCACCGGCAGGAGCAGGACCGGCTGCGCGCGAAGGGTCGCGTCGACCCGCTGACGGGCATCGGCAACCGCCTGGTCCTGGACGATGCGCTTGCCGCTGCGTTGACGCCGGGCGGGTCGACGTACGCGCTGGTGATGCTGGACCTCGACGGCTTCAAGGGCGTCAACGACCTGCTGGGGCATGCCGCAGGCGACAGCCTGCTGTGTGCGGTGGCGGAGTCGCTCAGTGGGGCGACGGCCCGCCAGGACAGCGTCACCCGGATCGGCGGCGACGAGTTCATGCTGGTGGTGCGGGTGGAGCATCCGGACGAGTGCTCAGGCCTCGCCGTCCGGCTGCGCGCCGTCGTACAGCGCGCGATCGACGTCCACTCGTCCTCGGGCCACGTCCGTGTCGGGGTGAGCGTGGGCGCGGTCCTGGTGAGCGACGAGACCGACGCCACCGAGTTGATGCGTCGGGCAGATCAGCTGATGTACGACGAGAAGCGGGCCGGGCGCCTGTCCGCCCGGACTCACCGCGCGGCCGGAACTTCGTAG